Proteins from one Pongo abelii isolate AG06213 chromosome 19, NHGRI_mPonAbe1-v2.0_pri, whole genome shotgun sequence genomic window:
- the LOC134760516 gene encoding uncharacterized protein LOC134760516, which translates to MPSSPHAVFSPHRLLPSPSSPLTVFSPRLPHNRFLPLTPFSSPHTVFFPSHRFLPPTPFSSPHTVFFPSHRFLPMSSHRLAGASVSRNLLPTFFSPSPHRLFSQPLISAIFFPSPTILFPFPSPHLLAAATSCRAFLSPSPFSPLPLPTVFAPDRLLAHPLLALSHCLSPRSSPRVRAPVSLPPEGRGNIQRPTGKTAMGQGRQSLELAAYSHGMPRTAGNHQKLRRRFYLKASQRNQSYSHLLFEFLAS; encoded by the exons ATGCCGTCCTCTCCCCACGCCGTCTTCTCCCCTCACCGTCTTCTCCCCTCACCGTCTTCTCCCCTCACCGTCTTCTCCCCGCGCCTTCCCCACAACCGTTTTCTTCCCCTCACACCGTTTTCTTCCCCCCACACCGTTTTCTTCCCCTCACACCGTTTTCTTCCCCCCACACCGTTTTCTTCCCCCCACACCGTTTTCTTCCCCTCACACCGTTTTCTTCCCATGTCCTCCCACCGTCTGGCAGGAGCGTCTGTCAGTCGCAATCTTCTTCccactttcttctctccctctccccatcgTCTTTTTTCCCAGCCTCTTATTTCCGCCatcttcttcccctcccccaccattCTCTTCCCGTTTCCATCTCCCCACCTTCTCGCAGCAGCGACTTCCTGCCGCGcttttctctccccctctcccttctcccctcttccACTCCCCACCGTCTTCGCCCCCGATCGTCTTCTTGCCCACCCCCTTCTCGCGCTCTCCCACTGCCTTTCACCTAGAAGCTCTCCACGCGTGCGCGCGCCTGTGTCCCTGCCCCCG GAAGGTCGTGGGAACATCCAGAGACCTACAGGGAAGACGGCCATGGGACAAGGGAGGCAGAGTCTGGAGTTAGCTGCCTACAGTCACGGAATGCCAAGGACAGCtggaaaccaccagaagctaagaaggagATTTTACCTGAAAGCCTCCCAAAGGAATCAGTCATACTCACACCTCCTTTTTGAATTTCTGGCCTCGTGA